A genomic region of Pseudomonas sp. MPC6 contains the following coding sequences:
- a CDS encoding bile acid:sodium symporter family protein produces the protein MRALAALSRFVGNTFAYWVLIFAVVAFLQPTWFIGLKGAIVPLLGLVMFGMGLTLKLEDFAEVARHPWRVALGVVAHFVIMPGVAWLLCQVFHLPPEIAVGVILVGCCPSGTSSNVMTWLARGDLALSVAIAAVTTLLAPLLTPALIWLLASAWLPVSFMELFWSILQVVLLPIVLGVVAQRVLGDRVRHAVEVLPLVSVVSIVIIVTAVVAASQAKIAESGLLIMAVVMLHNSFGYLLGYFTGRLFKLPLAQRKSLALEVGMQNSGLGAALASAHFSPLAAVPSALFSVWHNISGALLSTWFRRMSEKEDRETAARQVID, from the coding sequence ATGCGCGCACTGGCTGCATTGAGTCGTTTTGTCGGCAACACCTTCGCTTACTGGGTACTGATATTCGCCGTCGTGGCCTTCCTGCAACCGACGTGGTTCATCGGCCTCAAAGGCGCAATCGTCCCGCTGCTGGGGCTGGTGATGTTCGGCATGGGCCTGACCCTCAAACTCGAAGACTTCGCCGAAGTCGCTCGCCATCCGTGGCGCGTGGCCTTGGGCGTGGTTGCCCATTTCGTGATCATGCCCGGCGTGGCGTGGTTGCTCTGCCAGGTGTTCCACTTGCCGCCGGAAATCGCGGTCGGGGTGATTCTGGTCGGTTGCTGCCCGAGCGGTACCTCGTCGAACGTGATGACCTGGCTGGCCCGCGGGGATCTGGCGCTGTCGGTGGCCATCGCCGCCGTCACCACCCTCCTCGCGCCACTGCTGACGCCGGCACTGATCTGGCTGCTGGCCTCGGCGTGGTTGCCGGTGTCGTTCATGGAGCTGTTCTGGTCGATCCTGCAAGTGGTGCTGCTGCCGATCGTACTCGGCGTGGTCGCCCAGCGTGTACTCGGTGATCGGGTGCGCCACGCGGTGGAGGTGTTGCCGCTGGTGTCGGTGGTCAGCATCGTGATCATCGTCACCGCGGTGGTCGCCGCCAGCCAGGCGAAAATCGCCGAGTCCGGTCTGTTGATCATGGCCGTGGTGATGCTGCACAACAGCTTCGGCTACCTGCTGGGCTACTTCACCGGGCGCCTGTTCAAGTTGCCCCTGGCCCAGCGTAAATCCCTGGCGCTGGAGGTCGGCATGCAAAACTCCGGGCTGGGTGCCGCCCTGGCCAGCGCGCACTTCTCGCCACTGGCGGCGGTACCCAGCGCGCTGTTCAGCGTCTGGCACAACATTTCCGGGGCGCTGCTCTCGACCTGGTTCCGCCGGATGAGCGAGAAAGAAGATCGGGAAACGGCGGCTCGGCAAGTAATTGACTGA
- a CDS encoding rhodanese-related sulfurtransferase has product MTPQIVVAALYKFVTLEDYVALREPLLQAMVDNGIKGTLLIAEEGINGTVSGSREGIDGLMAWLKNDPRMDDIDHKESYCDDQPFYRTKVKLKKEIVTLGVEGVDPNKKVGTYVDPENWNALISDPEVLLIDTRNDYEVAIGTFEGAIDPKTTSFREFPDYIKAHFDPAVHKKVAMFCTGGIRCEKASSFMLSQGFDEVYHLKGGILKYLEEVPQEETKWQGDCFVFDNRVTVRHDLSEGDYDQCHACRTPISVDDRASEHYVAGISCPHCWDKLSEKTRRSAIDRQKQIELAKARNLPHPIGYNYKQTPSEA; this is encoded by the coding sequence ATGACACCACAGATTGTCGTGGCGGCACTGTATAAGTTCGTCACCCTGGAAGATTACGTCGCCCTGCGCGAGCCACTGCTGCAAGCGATGGTCGACAACGGCATCAAAGGCACGCTGCTGATCGCCGAAGAAGGCATCAATGGCACTGTGTCCGGCAGCCGCGAAGGCATCGATGGCCTGATGGCCTGGCTCAAGAACGACCCGCGCATGGACGACATCGACCACAAAGAGTCGTACTGCGACGACCAGCCGTTCTATCGCACCAAAGTCAAACTGAAGAAAGAAATCGTCACCCTCGGCGTCGAAGGCGTGGACCCGAACAAAAAGGTCGGCACCTACGTCGATCCAGAGAACTGGAACGCACTGATCAGCGATCCCGAAGTGCTGTTGATCGACACCCGCAACGACTACGAAGTGGCGATTGGTACCTTTGAAGGTGCCATCGACCCGAAGACCACCAGTTTTCGCGAATTCCCCGACTACATCAAAGCCCATTTCGACCCGGCCGTGCACAAGAAAGTCGCGATGTTCTGCACCGGCGGCATTCGCTGCGAGAAGGCGTCGAGCTTTATGCTCAGCCAGGGTTTTGATGAGGTCTATCACCTCAAGGGCGGCATCCTGAAGTACCTCGAAGAGGTACCGCAGGAAGAAACCAAATGGCAGGGCGACTGCTTCGTGTTCGACAACCGCGTGACCGTGCGCCACGACCTCAGCGAAGGCGACTACGATCAATGTCATGCCTGTCGCACACCGATCAGCGTCGACGACCGTGCATCCGAGCATTACGTGGCCGGCATCAGCTGCCCGCATTGCTGGGATAAGCTGAGCGAGAAGACCCGTCGCAGTGCCATCGACCGGCAAAAGCAGATCGAACTGGCCAAGGCGCGCAACCTGCCTCACCCGATCGGCTACAACTACAAGCAAACCCCTTCCGAGGCCTGA
- a CDS encoding ABC transporter ATP-binding protein, which produces MHDLPDDAPVPKRVDRLSWAEIRRLALQHKKALWIANGVAVLATLCSVPIPLLLPLLVDEVLLGHGDTALKVMNHALPDVWQKAAGYIGLMLLVTLGLRCAALLFNVVQAKLFAALAKDIVYRIRVRLIERLKRISLGEYESLGSGTVTTHLVTDLDTLDKFVGETLSRFLVAMLTLVGTAGILMWMHWKLALLILLFNPLVIYATVQLGKRVKHLKKLENDSTSRFTQALTETLDSIQEVRAGNRQGFFLGRLGQRAREVRDYAVSSQWKTDASNRASGLLFQFGIDIFRAAAMLTVLFSDLSIGQMLAVFSYLWFMIGPVEQLLNLQYAYYAAGGALSRINELLARADEPEYPGGVDPFNGRETVGIEVQGLSFGYGDELVLDQMNLSIAPGEKVAIVGASGGGKSTLVQLLLGLYTPLAGTIRFGGSTQQEIGLETVRENVAVVLQHPALFNDTVRANLTMGRERSDEACWQALDIAQLHATVRDLPNGLDSIVGRSGVRLSGGQRQRLAIARMVLAEPKVVILDEATSALDAATEYNLHQAMARFLSNRTTLIIAHRLSAVKQADRVLVFDGGQIAEDGDHQQLIADGGLYAKLYGHLQQH; this is translated from the coding sequence GTGCATGACCTGCCCGATGACGCGCCGGTACCCAAGCGCGTCGATCGTCTGAGCTGGGCGGAAATCCGGCGGCTGGCCCTTCAGCATAAAAAAGCCCTGTGGATCGCCAACGGCGTGGCCGTCCTGGCGACCCTGTGCAGCGTGCCGATCCCCTTGCTGCTGCCGTTGCTGGTGGACGAAGTGTTGTTGGGCCACGGCGACACCGCGCTGAAAGTCATGAACCACGCGCTGCCTGACGTCTGGCAGAAAGCCGCGGGCTACATCGGCCTGATGCTATTGGTGACCTTGGGCCTGCGGTGCGCTGCGCTGCTGTTCAACGTGGTGCAGGCGAAGTTGTTCGCGGCGCTGGCCAAGGACATCGTGTACCGCATTCGTGTACGCCTGATCGAGCGACTCAAGCGCATCTCGCTGGGTGAATACGAAAGTCTGGGCAGCGGCACGGTGACCACGCACCTGGTTACCGACCTCGATACCCTCGATAAATTCGTCGGCGAAACCCTCAGCCGTTTCCTCGTGGCCATGCTGACCCTGGTCGGCACCGCGGGCATCCTGATGTGGATGCACTGGAAACTGGCGCTGCTGATCCTGCTGTTCAACCCGCTGGTGATCTACGCCACGGTGCAGTTGGGCAAGCGGGTCAAGCACCTGAAGAAACTCGAGAACGACAGCACTTCGCGTTTCACCCAGGCCCTGACCGAAACCCTCGATTCGATCCAGGAAGTGCGCGCCGGTAACCGTCAGGGTTTTTTCCTCGGGCGCCTCGGCCAACGGGCTCGTGAAGTGCGCGACTACGCGGTGAGCTCGCAGTGGAAGACCGATGCGTCGAACCGTGCCAGCGGCTTGCTGTTCCAGTTCGGCATCGATATTTTTCGTGCCGCCGCCATGCTCACCGTGCTGTTTTCCGACCTGTCCATCGGGCAGATGCTGGCGGTGTTCAGCTACCTGTGGTTCATGATCGGTCCGGTGGAACAACTGCTGAACCTGCAATACGCCTACTACGCTGCCGGTGGTGCGCTGTCGCGGATCAACGAGTTGCTGGCCCGGGCCGACGAGCCTGAATACCCGGGCGGCGTCGACCCGTTCAACGGCCGCGAAACCGTCGGCATCGAAGTCCAGGGCTTGAGTTTCGGCTACGGCGACGAGCTGGTGCTGGATCAGATGAATCTGTCGATCGCCCCCGGCGAAAAGGTCGCGATTGTCGGTGCCAGCGGCGGCGGCAAAAGCACCCTGGTCCAGCTGCTGCTGGGCCTGTACACGCCGCTTGCCGGGACCATCCGCTTCGGCGGTTCGACCCAGCAGGAGATCGGCCTGGAAACCGTGCGGGAAAACGTCGCCGTGGTCCTGCAGCACCCGGCGCTGTTCAACGACACCGTGCGCGCCAACCTGACCATGGGCCGCGAACGCAGTGATGAGGCATGCTGGCAGGCGCTGGACATTGCGCAGTTGCACGCCACGGTGCGTGACTTGCCCAATGGCCTGGACAGTATCGTCGGCCGTTCCGGCGTGCGCTTGTCCGGCGGACAGCGCCAACGCCTGGCGATTGCGCGGATGGTGCTGGCCGAGCCCAAGGTGGTGATCCTCGACGAGGCCACCTCGGCCCTGGACGCGGCCACCGAATACAACCTGCACCAGGCCATGGCGCGGTTCCTGAGCAATCGCACCACCTTGATCATTGCCCACCGGTTGTCGGCCGTGAAACAGGCCGACCGGGTGCTGGTGTTCGATGGCGGGCAAATTGCCGAGGATGGCGACCATCAGCAATTGATTGCCGATGGTGGTTTGTACGCCAAGCTGTATGGACATTTGCAGCAACATTAG
- a CDS encoding BolA family protein: MTMQQRIESTLGLLQPEHLQVLDESHMHSRGLQTHFKAVVVSAQFDGLNRVKRHQKVYGTLGELMGEFHALALHTYTPEEWAQIDAAPASPTCAGGSKS, from the coding sequence ATGACCATGCAACAACGCATCGAATCGACGCTGGGCCTGTTACAGCCCGAGCACCTGCAAGTGCTGGATGAAAGCCACATGCACAGCCGTGGGTTACAGACCCACTTCAAGGCGGTGGTGGTCAGCGCGCAGTTCGACGGGCTCAATCGCGTCAAGCGCCACCAGAAGGTCTACGGCACGCTCGGCGAGCTGATGGGCGAGTTCCATGCGTTGGCGCTGCATACCTACACGCCCGAGGAATGGGCACAGATCGACGCGGCTCCGGCTTCGCCAACCTGTGCTGGCGGCAGCAAATCCTGA
- a CDS encoding EAL domain-containing protein, with product MNQTRTLGTPRLLGIVWPFIAVVLFQALLGGVSLYTLSAVRGYVAGESLWSKGQKDAIYYLNLYADSRDQAIFRKYEGAIAVPEGGHELRLALDHQPPDIEAARVAILKGGNHPDDVSSVIWLYLNFRHFSYLEKAIELWRVGDAYLVRLDDVAQQMHRSITANQATEADIKRWKEQIFAINDGVTPAAKAFSDALGEGSRMILRLLLVINLATALGLIVLALMRTHKLLKQRHAFADALQLEKDRAQITLQSIGDGVITTDVEGAIAYMNPAAEAMTHWKAEQATGLPLAALFNLLDENAQADGFTLIEHILSGQLSGGSEHSKLIQRLDGSTVSVTLVGAPIRNAGKVSGTVLVLHDMTQERQYIANLSWQATHDALTGLANRREFEYRLEQALHNLTRQSGRHALMFLDLDQFKLVNDTCGHAAGDELLRHICALLQSGLREGDTLARLGGDEFGILLENCAPQAAEKIAEVLRQTVQNLHFVWKGRPFVTTVSIGLVHVTQSPTTLEASLRAADMACYMAKEKGRNRVQVYHADDSELSLRFGEMAWVQRLHMALEDNRFCLYAQEIAPLGPTDPGGGHIEILLRLHDEAGRMILPDSFIPAAERYGLMTSLDRWVVENVFKIIAQCMAEKRSCPLAMCAINLSGTTIGDDAFLNFLREQFVTYAIPPEMICFEITETSAISNLSSAIKFINELKGLGCHFSLDDFCAGMSSFAYLKHLPVDFLKIDGSFVKDMLDDPINRAMVEVINHIGHVMGKRTIAEFVETPQIEQALLEIGVDYAQGYVIERPHPFTCDSLQSRPARPRPLLFKAPGTFR from the coding sequence ATGAATCAGACACGGACTCTCGGAACGCCCCGGTTGTTGGGCATCGTCTGGCCTTTTATTGCCGTCGTGCTGTTTCAGGCGCTGCTGGGGGGCGTCAGCCTGTACACGCTTTCCGCGGTTCGCGGCTACGTGGCCGGTGAAAGCCTGTGGTCCAAGGGCCAGAAAGACGCCATCTATTACCTCAATCTCTACGCCGACAGCCGTGACCAGGCGATTTTTCGCAAATACGAGGGCGCCATTGCCGTGCCTGAGGGAGGGCACGAGTTGCGTCTGGCGCTGGATCATCAGCCACCGGACATCGAAGCGGCGCGAGTGGCGATTCTCAAGGGTGGCAACCACCCGGATGACGTGTCCAGCGTGATCTGGCTGTACCTCAACTTCCGGCACTTCAGCTACCTGGAAAAAGCCATAGAACTCTGGCGAGTGGGGGACGCCTACCTGGTGCGACTCGATGATGTTGCGCAGCAGATGCACCGGAGCATCACCGCCAATCAGGCCACGGAGGCCGACATCAAGCGCTGGAAGGAGCAGATATTCGCCATCAACGATGGCGTGACACCGGCGGCGAAGGCCTTCAGTGATGCCTTGGGCGAAGGCTCGCGGATGATTCTGCGGCTGTTGTTGGTGATCAATCTCGCCACTGCCCTGGGCTTGATCGTCCTGGCGCTGATGCGCACCCACAAGCTGCTCAAGCAGCGCCATGCGTTCGCCGACGCTCTGCAGCTGGAGAAAGACCGCGCGCAGATCACCCTGCAATCGATTGGCGATGGCGTGATCACCACGGACGTCGAAGGCGCGATCGCCTACATGAACCCGGCCGCCGAGGCGATGACGCACTGGAAGGCCGAGCAGGCGACCGGTTTGCCGTTGGCAGCGCTGTTCAATCTGCTCGATGAGAACGCCCAGGCTGACGGTTTTACCTTGATCGAGCACATTTTGAGCGGACAGCTCAGCGGTGGCAGCGAACATTCCAAATTGATTCAACGCCTGGACGGCAGCACGGTCTCGGTCACGCTGGTCGGTGCGCCGATCCGCAATGCCGGCAAGGTCAGTGGCACCGTGCTGGTCCTGCACGACATGACCCAGGAGCGGCAATACATTGCCAACCTGTCCTGGCAGGCGACTCACGATGCCCTGACCGGGCTGGCCAACCGCCGCGAGTTCGAGTATCGCCTGGAGCAGGCGCTGCACAACCTGACGCGGCAGTCGGGGCGCCATGCGCTGATGTTCCTTGACCTGGACCAGTTCAAACTGGTCAACGATACCTGCGGTCACGCGGCCGGGGACGAGTTGCTGCGGCATATCTGTGCGTTGTTGCAATCGGGCCTGCGCGAGGGCGATACCCTGGCCCGGCTGGGTGGCGACGAGTTTGGCATCCTGCTGGAAAACTGTGCCCCGCAAGCCGCGGAGAAAATTGCCGAGGTGTTGCGCCAGACCGTACAGAACCTGCATTTTGTCTGGAAAGGCCGACCCTTCGTGACCACGGTGAGTATCGGCCTGGTGCATGTCACGCAGAGCCCGACCACCCTCGAAGCCTCGCTACGTGCAGCGGACATGGCCTGCTACATGGCCAAGGAAAAGGGGCGCAATCGGGTTCAGGTCTATCATGCCGACGATTCGGAATTGTCCCTGCGCTTTGGCGAGATGGCCTGGGTGCAACGTTTGCACATGGCGCTGGAAGATAACCGCTTCTGTTTATACGCCCAGGAAATCGCGCCCCTTGGTCCTACAGATCCGGGCGGCGGGCATATCGAAATCCTGTTGCGCCTGCATGACGAAGCCGGGCGGATGATATTGCCCGACAGTTTTATTCCGGCCGCCGAACGCTACGGCCTGATGACGTCTCTTGACCGCTGGGTCGTGGAGAACGTGTTCAAGATCATTGCCCAATGCATGGCCGAAAAGCGCAGTTGTCCGTTGGCGATGTGTGCGATCAATCTGTCAGGCACCACCATCGGCGATGACGCGTTCCTCAACTTTCTGCGCGAACAATTTGTTACGTACGCGATCCCGCCTGAAATGATTTGTTTTGAAATCACGGAAACGAGCGCCATTTCAAATCTGTCGAGTGCAATAAAATTTATCAATGAACTCAAAGGGTTAGGTTGCCACTTTTCGCTGGATGATTTTTGTGCCGGAATGTCTTCATTCGCATACTTGAAACATTTGCCTGTAGACTTCCTGAAGATCGACGGGAGTTTCGTAAAGGATATGCTGGACGACCCGATTAACCGCGCCATGGTCGAAGTGATCAATCACATCGGTCATGTCATGGGTAAGCGCACGATTGCCGAGTTTGTAGAGACACCCCAGATCGAGCAGGCATTGCTGGAAATCGGGGTGGATTACGCTCAAGGGTATGTGATTGAACGCCCGCATCCGTTTACCTGCGACAGTCTGCAAAGTCGTCCTGCCCGGCCTCGGCCCTTGTTATTCAAGGCGCCTGGCACGTTCCGCTGA
- a CDS encoding DsbA family protein has translation MSAQRLLYVMDPMCSWCWGFAPVANALVEQAHAAGVEVHLVVGGLRTGSGSALEPTTRRYILEHWQAVTEATGQPFKQEGALPEGFVYDTEPACRALVTARSLAPDCAWKLLGLIQHAFYAQGRDVTHASVLVELAEQAGLPRIEFAAAFDRADQHAATAADFTWVQDLGIAGFPTLLAERDGQLALLTNGYQPLSVLSPLLGRWLERAACA, from the coding sequence ATGTCTGCGCAACGCCTGCTCTATGTGATGGACCCGATGTGTTCCTGGTGCTGGGGTTTTGCCCCGGTGGCCAACGCGCTGGTCGAGCAGGCCCACGCAGCGGGGGTCGAGGTGCATCTGGTGGTCGGCGGTTTGCGCACCGGCAGTGGCTCGGCGCTGGAGCCGACGACCCGACGCTATATCCTGGAACACTGGCAGGCGGTGACCGAAGCCACCGGCCAGCCATTCAAGCAGGAGGGCGCGTTGCCCGAGGGCTTTGTGTACGACACCGAGCCTGCGTGTCGGGCACTGGTGACGGCACGTAGCCTGGCGCCGGATTGCGCGTGGAAACTGCTCGGGCTGATACAGCACGCGTTTTATGCGCAAGGGCGCGATGTCACCCATGCCAGCGTGCTGGTGGAACTGGCGGAGCAGGCCGGTCTGCCGCGCATCGAGTTCGCCGCCGCGTTCGACCGTGCGGATCAGCATGCCGCAACCGCAGCCGACTTCACCTGGGTCCAGGACCTGGGCATCGCCGGTTTCCCGACCTTGCTGGCCGAGCGTGATGGTCAGTTGGCGCTGTTGACCAATGGCTATCAGCCGCTGAGTGTGTTGTCCCCGTTGCTCGGCCGCTGGCTGGAGCGCGCGGCCTGTGCATGA
- a CDS encoding iron-containing redox enzyme family protein yields MIDTFIRTGPLMEAASYPVWAQRLIQDCSESKRRVVEHELYQRLRDNKLSAKTMRHYLIGGWPVVEQFALYMAQNLTKTRFARHPGEDMARRWLMRNIRVELNHADYWVHWSRAHGVSLEDLQAQTVAPELHALSHWCWHTSSSDSLIVAIAATNYAIEGATGEWSALVCSSGVYAASFPEEERKRAMKWLKMHAQYDDAHPWEALEIICTLAGMNPGKSLQAELRQAVCKSYDYMFLFLERCMQLEHAERAPVMRERMALAES; encoded by the coding sequence GTGATCGACACATTCATCAGAACCGGACCACTCATGGAAGCTGCAAGTTATCCCGTCTGGGCTCAGCGCCTGATCCAGGATTGCAGCGAGAGCAAGCGCCGGGTTGTCGAACACGAACTGTACCAGCGTCTGCGTGATAACAAACTCAGTGCAAAGACCATGCGCCACTACCTGATTGGTGGCTGGCCGGTGGTCGAACAGTTCGCTTTATACATGGCACAGAACCTGACCAAGACTCGCTTTGCCCGCCATCCAGGCGAAGACATGGCGCGTCGCTGGCTGATGCGCAATATTCGTGTGGAACTCAATCACGCTGATTACTGGGTGCACTGGAGCCGTGCCCACGGTGTCAGCCTGGAAGATCTGCAAGCGCAAACGGTTGCCCCGGAACTGCATGCGTTGAGCCACTGGTGTTGGCACACCAGTTCCTCGGATTCGCTGATCGTTGCCATTGCGGCCACCAACTATGCCATTGAAGGCGCGACAGGGGAGTGGTCGGCGCTGGTGTGTTCCAGTGGCGTCTACGCGGCATCGTTCCCCGAGGAAGAGCGCAAGCGGGCCATGAAGTGGCTGAAGATGCATGCCCAGTATGACGATGCCCATCCGTGGGAAGCGCTGGAAATCATTTGCACGCTGGCGGGCATGAACCCGGGCAAGTCCCTGCAAGCGGAACTGCGTCAGGCTGTCTGCAAGAGCTATGACTACATGTTCCTGTTCCTGGAGCGCTGCATGCAGCTCGAGCATGCAGAGCGGGCTCCGGTGATGCGTGAGCGGATGGCGCTGGCGGAAAGCTGA
- a CDS encoding DUF2059 domain-containing protein produces MTRLRAICTAVALVCASGPVFADTASHNASAEAFLTLAHADKLGTPVYMQVQQMFAQRFEQTKAPESKKALLETYQAKANAALDQAIGWNKLKPDMVKLYTTNFSESELKDLVAFYKSPLGKKVLEKMPQLTQQSAQMTQAKLESAVPVVNKLLADMTAELEPKGAAPAKKKP; encoded by the coding sequence ATGACTCGTCTTCGTGCCATCTGTACCGCGGTTGCACTGGTTTGCGCCAGCGGCCCTGTTTTTGCCGATACCGCCAGCCACAACGCCAGTGCCGAGGCTTTCCTGACGCTGGCGCACGCTGACAAATTGGGCACTCCGGTGTACATGCAAGTGCAGCAAATGTTCGCCCAGCGCTTTGAACAGACCAAAGCCCCCGAGTCGAAAAAAGCCCTGCTGGAAACCTACCAGGCCAAAGCCAACGCCGCTCTGGACCAAGCCATTGGCTGGAACAAGCTGAAGCCGGACATGGTCAAGCTCTACACCACCAACTTCAGCGAATCCGAGCTCAAGGACCTGGTTGCGTTCTACAAGTCGCCACTGGGCAAGAAAGTCCTGGAAAAAATGCCGCAGCTGACCCAGCAATCGGCCCAGATGACCCAGGCCAAACTGGAAAGCGCAGTGCCTGTCGTCAACAAGCTGCTGGCTGACATGACAGCCGAGCTGGAGCCTAAAGGCGCCGCTCCAGCCAAGAAAAAGCCGTAA
- the sugE gene encoding quaternary ammonium compound efflux SMR transporter SugE, with product MSWIILFFAGLFEVGWAVGLKYTDGFSRPLPTALTVAAMAISLGLLGLAMKELPLGTAYAIWTGVGAVGTVIAGIILFGESMALFRLASVALIIAGLVGLKVSA from the coding sequence ATGTCCTGGATCATTCTGTTTTTCGCCGGTCTGTTCGAAGTCGGCTGGGCCGTCGGCCTGAAGTACACCGATGGATTCAGCCGCCCTCTCCCCACCGCGTTGACCGTTGCCGCCATGGCCATCAGCCTCGGCTTGCTGGGTCTTGCCATGAAGGAACTGCCGCTGGGCACGGCCTATGCGATCTGGACGGGAGTGGGTGCAGTCGGGACAGTGATCGCCGGGATCATTCTGTTCGGCGAATCCATGGCGCTGTTCCGGCTGGCCAGTGTGGCGCTGATCATTGCCGGGCTGGTGGGACTGAAAGTCAGCGCCTAG